One Aspergillus oryzae RIB40 DNA, chromosome 2 genomic window carries:
- a CDS encoding class I SAM-dependent methyltransferase (predicted protein), with the protein MARVLREASDSDWASADEGSLDVTTLASSVLNYEYVYPHSSLQSSHSPQIYTNNDIHRYKNGRRYHAYRSGAYLMPNDEEEQDRMDLLHHIYTLILDGELHMAPIKSHPERVLDLGTGTGIWAMDFADQYKSAEVLGNDLSPIQPSWIPPNLQFEIDDYEADWVYSRPFDYIHGRELAGAVSNFDRLFRQAFNHLKPGGYLEMQSFRVEVFADDNSLDRAPYTTKMCSLIQEASAKFGKPMANMDEWADRMMKEGFDNVTCKVVKVPISPWPADKKQKEIGKYFQAQQMQGIQSYVPELLQSILKWGADEVEVLMAGARKELFDTTIHQYGKLYFVYGRKPSS; encoded by the exons ATGGCGAGAGTACTAAGAGAAG CTTCGGATAGCGACTGGGCCTCGGCGGATGAGGGGTCGCTAGATGTAACTACATTGGCATCGAGTGTTCTCAATTACGAGTATGTATATCCTCATTCCAGTCTGCAATCCTCACATAGTCCCCAGATATACACTAACAACGACATACACAGGTACAAG AATGGCCGACGATATCACGCCTACCGCTCAGGCGCATATTTAATG CCAaacgacgaggaggagcaggacCGCATGGACCTCCTCCATCACATATACACCCTGATTCTCGATGGCGAGCTGCATATGGCGCCGATCAAGTCCCATCCAGAGCGAGTCTTGGATTTGGGAACGGGAACCGGGATTTGGGCGATGGATTTTGCTGA TCAGTATAAATCCGCGGAAGTGTTAG GAAACGATCTCAGTCCCATTCAACCAAGCTG GATCCCCCCAAATCTCCAATTTGAAATCGATGACTACGAAGCAGACTGGGTCTATTCACGGCCCTTCGACTACATCCACGGTCGCGAGCTAGCAGGCGCTGTCAGTAACTTCGACCGACTCTTCCGACAAGCCTTCAACCATCTAAAACCCGGTGGATACCTCGAGATGCAGAGCTTCCGCGTCGAAGTATTCGCCGACGACAACTCCCTCGACCGAGCACCATATACCACGAAAATGTGCTCATTGATCCAAGAAGCCAGTGCCAAGTTCGGAAAACCGATGGCGAATATGGACGAGTGGGCGGATAGAATGATGAAAGAGGGGTTTGATAATGTGACGTGCAAGGTTGTCAAAGTACCCATTAGTCCGTGGCCGGCGGAtaagaagcagaaggagatTGGGAAGTACTTTCAGGCGCAGCAGATGCAGGGTATTCAGTCTTATGTTCCGGAGTTGTTGCAGAGTATCTTGAAGTGGGGGGCGGACGAGGTTGAGGTTTTGATGGCGGGGGCGAGGAAAGAGTTGTTTGATACCACGATTCATCAGTATGGGAAGTTGTATTTTGTTTATGGCAGGAAGCCAAGTAGTTAG
- a CDS encoding uncharacterized protein (phosphotyrosyl phosphatase activator) — protein sequence MAADGLPVRVLPTLDPSEGHTFLEPSKRINEGDDVSEFLCSKAYVDIMTFLLQLNRSMFPAKLPDGRVQTWPLNTEAVGFSAPVRQLQQLLSKIEDLLDATPLMPGEWRYANGAFQVWHDKVKKATPSLLAECLPAEILHAPSSDPNGPTAEVELTEYFLGSWGSRERMDYGTGHELSFLTFLGAIWKLNGFPKNEPGVEERTIVLGVIEPYLELIRAVIKKYKLEPAGSHGVWGLDDHSFIPYIFGSAQLGPAISNSDLVPETGSLPDAVDPDGVTKANVVEKERKVNMYFSAIGFINDVKKGPFWEHSQMLYNISGVQAGWAKINKGMIKMYNAEVLSKFPVVQHFRFGSLFSWNRDPSAIPPPSRIHTSSGPETRPRQVPPSARQDPGPGTKAPWATASQSTPPPSTGTAAPWATSRAGREPPTTSRIPSALPDTSRLPPGPMAPTRAPWASSQPAGPAPTGDPNDITTKAPWAK from the exons ATGGCCGCAGATGGGTTGCCAGTTCGTGTGCTGCCCACCCTCGACCCCTCCGAGGGGCACACGTTCCTCGAGCCCAGCAAGAGGATTaacgagggtgatgatgtcTCCGAATTTTTATGCTCCAAAGCTTATGTGGATATTATGACCTTCCTGTTGCAACTGAACCGATCAATGTTTCCAGCTAAATTACCCGATGGACGCGTACAGACATGGCCTTTGAATACCGAAGCAGTCGGGTTTTCTGCTCCTGTCCGGCAGCTGCAACAACTCTTGTCGAAGATCGAAGATTTGCTGGATGCTACACCTCTGATGCCCGGTGAGTGGCGGTATGCAAACGGTGCGTTCCAAGTTTGGCATGACAAGGTGAAAAAGGCGACCCCGAGTCTTCTGGCAGAGTGTCTGCCGGCGGAAATTCTGCACGCCCCGTCGTCGGACCCAAATGGTCCAACAGCAGAGGTGGAGCTGACGGAATATTTCCTCGGGAGCTGGGGTAGTCGCGAGCGAATGGATTATGGAACTGGTCACGAACTAAGCTTTCTAACCTTTCTTGGGGCGATCTGGAAGCTGAATGGCTTTCCGAAGAATGAGCCTGGAGTGGAGGAGAGAACAATTGTTCTGGGAGTAATAGAGCC GTACCTGGAACTTATAAGGGCCGTTATCAAAAAGTATAAGTTGGAACCCGCCGGTTCGCATGGCGTCTGGGGTCTGGATGAtcattctttcattccttatATCTTTGGCTCGGCACAGCTGGGTCCAGCTATATCGAACTCGGACCTGGTACCGGAGACGGGCTCCCTACCAGATGCGGTAGACCCTGACGGTGTCACGAAAGCGAACGTTGTAGAGAAAGAGCGGAAAGTCAACATGTATTTCTCCGCAATCGGCTTCATAAACGATGTGAAGAAAGGGCCATTCTGGGAGCACAGTCAAATGCTGTATAATATTTCTGGTGTCCAGGCTGGCTGggccaagatcaacaag gGTATGATCAAAATGTATAACGCTGAAGTGCTCTCCAAATTCCCGGTTGTCCAGCACTTCCGCTTTGGCTCGCTGTTCAGCTGGAACCGCGACCCCAGCGCTATTCCTCCGCCATCCAGAATTCATACCTCATCCGGACCAGAAACCCGGCCACGACAGGTACCGCCAAGTGCACGACAAGATCCGGGCCCAGGAACGAAAGCTCCTTGGGCTACCGCATCTCAGAGTactccaccaccatcaaccGGAACTGCAGCGCCATGGGCAACTTCAAGAGCTGGTAGAGAACCGCCTACTACGTCTAGAATACCGTCAGCGCTTCCCGATACTTCCAGACTACCTCCAGGTCCAATGGCTCCTACCAGAGCTCCCTGGGCAAGTTCGCAACCAGCTGGGCCGGCCCCCACTGGTGATCCTAACGATATCACTACAAAAGCTCCTTGGGCAAAATAA
- a CDS encoding uncharacterized protein (predicted protein) yields MLNKGPEVNNNHQFSNDFILAKFLEVSRRFPGPMIHDQYGFDKSYAPLLGDAVRTRDELIKALPPSHMLPALLGVLKDTEEIPRTISQKPIEKLILRDFFGVTDYWSIENPTPGVESCGNLPPQSEATTRPGDWCGLQRAD; encoded by the coding sequence ATGTTAAACAAAGGACCCGAGGTGAACAACAATCATCAATTTTCAAATGACTTCATTCTAGCCAAATTTCTCGAAGTATCTCGGCGCTTCCCCGGCCCAATGATTCATGACCAGTACGGGTTCGACAAAAGTTATGCACCTTTGCTCGGAGACGCGGTTCGAACACGAGACGAATTGATCAAAGCCCTACCACCATCACATATGCTGCCGGCCCTGCTGGGCGTATTGAAGGACACGGAGGAAATCCCGCGAACCATATCCCAGAAGCCCATCGAAAAGCTGATTCTGCGTGACTTCTTTGGTGTTACGGATTATTGGTCGATTGAGAACCCAACCCCCGGAGTGGAATCATGCGGCAATCTTCCACCGCAGAGCGAGGCGACCACCAGGCCGGGGGATTGGTGTGGACTACAGCGTGCTGACTAG
- a CDS encoding uncharacterized protein (predicted protein), translating into MSCNYDVQKEQWMALPLSNGATSLDISRNVSTWPHPEPLPAPPLQWFMDPSSHGELLEAPVQWVMGPSALGHAVDASAPWIINSSGLENPTGPSIPLIMDTSGLKGFPELPIQGLLGPPILQSSSEPPTSSASCIPYVPTGPLSRDELILSRPASSSRYQGSPPQLLRDHVTLSDSTSLLHAKCPIPGYRSTARLATPRDVRRPHRQQVKRFFCHYENCPQSVPDPQSLSKRGFATRKDRDRHEAKHKPEIRCQWRNQYGEQCTRLFSRMDNMRDHVRRIHRRKF; encoded by the coding sequence ATGAGCTGTAACTACGACGTCCAAAAAGAGCAGTGGATGGCCTTACCGCTATCTAATGGAGCTACCTCTCTCGATATTTCACGGAACGTTTCTACGTGGCCCCATCCTGAGCCACTGCCAGCGCCGCCACTACAGTGGTTCATGGATCCGTCAAGTCACGGTGAACTGCTAGAAGCACCAGTTCAGTGGGTTATGGGCCCTTCTGCGCTTGGTCACGCTGTAGACGCATCGGCACCATGGATAATAAATTCCTCAGGCCTCGAGAATCCCACAGGACCCTCGATACCGTTGATTATGGATACATCTGGTCTCAAAGGCTTTCCTGAGCTACCTATACAGGGGCTCCTTGGGCCCCCCATTCTCCAAAGCTCCTCAGAACCTCCCACATCATCAGCCTCATGCATACCCTACGTGCCCACGGGGCCACTCTCTCGCGACGAGCTGATTCTTTCTCGCCCTGCAAGCAGTAGTCGCTATCAGGGCTCACCTCCCCAGCTCCTTCGCGACCATGTTACCCTTTCTGATTCAACTTCTCTCCTACACGCCAAGTGTCCAATCCCCGGATACAGATCCACAGCGCGTCTCGCGACCCCAAGAGACGTTCGTCGGCCCCATCGCCAGCAAGTTAAAAGATTTTTCTGCCACTACGAGAATTGTCCCCAGTCAGTGCCTGATCCACAGAGCCTTAGTAAACGAGGCTTTGCCACTCGAAAGGACCGGGACCGGCATGAAGCCAAGCATAAGCCAGAAATCAGGTGCCAATGGCGAAATCAGTACGGCGAGCAATGCACACGGCTATTTAGCCGTATGGATAACATGAGGGATCATGTTCGAAGGATCCATCGGCGAAAGTTCTAG
- a CDS encoding uncharacterized protein (ankyrin repeat), whose protein sequence is MATGIAMGRPSPQLDNSEYAVGWIAALLHERAAAKAMLDIVHAPPRHKHAKDHNSYTLGSINGPNGEHNVVIASLPSGRYGTVTAATAAKQMLSSFPSIKFGLMVGIGGGIPSDDHDIRLGDVVVSQPTGAFGGVRQYDCGKVTARGFEECGALNCPPEALLNAMGELQSNHEMMGGTSIPDILESMYAAYPAMADSRRGPAYIYQGADHDRLFCSDCIHEKGAKDCGGCNPEKEIKRPERLDQDPYIHYGTIASGNKVIKDAKVRDLLAKSCLCFEMEAAGLMNQFPCLVIRGICDYCDTHKNDRWQKYAAATAAAYAKELLQVTDASDIQNTPEARSVVMDNSELQLFLVLLRLICSQFSEIKTIVKGLARDQEQKDLFRWLSPLSPSARHSENQRVRVEGTSVWILEDPRFLDWSGEGPSSQALCCFGNPGAGKTIISSVVIDSIRGQITTDSTIGLAYLYGDYRDHKVQTTENILGAIVKQLLVFLSEIPQALLELYQREAKQEAPLSKVSAQTFLDVACEQFSKVYICIDAVDELKDQRTLLECLQGRSSMQLFITGRPHIRQTVQKYLKQRQEIPIEAHEGDIRRFIDREIGGPNDIEPDAMDEKLRLDIQSKVLASAKGIFLLPVLQVHAVLQAATMRRREEALKTLPSSLSGAFSGTVARIEQQPIAHSAKAKTIIAWVHLAERPVSVDELLCSLAIEDGDKAFNRRGIPVRSTLLSCCHGLVVIDQETHTVRLVHYSFQEYLNQQSKMFGLSKEEWHSQIARTCLTFLNFPEETADDYMGITLLSYAATKWGHHLRRSEYLPDSPLELAKKYLSTAQVFNNASLLLLYREMYTGRHKDHELHRVVTLAHIAAFFGIHSIMLHLTVTVDIDSRDIIGYTPLSWAANLGHMPIVKLLIEQGVSVDPQDLNGMTPLFLALKSKHEWIAELLIDYGAAVDVNDENRNTPLSYAVEYKCETAVRLLLDKGAPVDTKNKFGETPLLIAAHGGFERIVELLLERGAEVDSMDPYGRTPLLYAAISGFEKIVRLLLAKNAAVDSLDHKYGRTPLLWAIAKDHEAIARLLIDKGAAVDTVDATYGWTPLIWAAYHGWETIARLLIEKGAAIDSVDSKYGRTPLLLALEYRHEAVVKLLLSNGAAALMDSGGNFDLATWKGDGGLDGLMDHLGLTMDDLGHRLRRRTSRKPTYLEYFT, encoded by the exons ATGGCTACCGG AATAGCGATGGGTCGCCCATCACCGCAACTGGACAACTCCGAGTATGCCGTCGGCTGGATCGCTGCCTTGCTACATGAAAGAGCAGCTGCCAAGGCAATGCTTGACATAGTGCATGCGCCGCCGCGGCACAAACACGCCAAAGATCACAATAGCTATACGTTAGGCTCTATCAATGGACCAAATGGGGAACATAACGTGGTTATTGCCAGCCTCCCGTCCGGTCGATATGGAACCGTAACTGCGGCTACGGCTGCTAAGCAGATGCTTTCTAGTTTTCCCAGTATCAAGTTTGGGCTAATGGTTGGCATTGGCGGTGGTATCCCGAGCGATGATCATGACATCCGACTGGGCGACGTTGTGGTTAGTCAACCTACAGGCGCATTTGGAGGCGTAAGGCAATATGATTGCGGCAAGGTCACTGCGCGTGGTTTCGAAGAGTGTGGTGCACTGAACTGTCCTCCTGAGGCCCTTTTAAATGCGATGGGTGAGCTTCAAAGCAACCACGAGATGATGGGAGGCACATCGATACCCGATATCTTGGAGTCCATGTATGCAGCTTATCCGGCAATGGCGGATTCACGAAGAGGACCAGCATATATCTATCAGGGTGCAGATCATGATCGGTTGTTCTGCTCTGATTGTATACATGAGAAGGGCGCAAAAGATTGTGGTGGGTGTAATCccgagaaggaaatcaaacGACCTGAACGACTGGACCAGGATCCTTATATCCACTATGGCACTATCGCTTCAGGTAATAAGGTCATCAAGGATGCGAAGGTGCGCGATTTGCTAGCAAAGAGTTGTCTTTGTTTTGAAATGGAAGCCGCGGGATTGATGAACCAATTTCCATGTCTCGTCATTCGTGGGATCTGTGACTATTGCGATACCCATAAAAATGATCGATGGCAGAAGTATGCGGCGGCTACTGCTGCTGCGTATGCaaaagagcttcttcaggttaCCGACGCCTCGGACATCCAAAATACACCAGAAGCCCGTAGTGTTGTTATGGATAACAGTGAGTTGCAGCTCTTCCTTGTATTACTGAGACTCATTTGTTCTCAAT TTTCAGAGATCAAAACAATTGTCAAGGGCCTCGCCCGAgatcaagaacagaaagatcTGTTTAGGTGGCTATCTCCTCTCAGCCCGTCTGCTAGGCATTCTGAGAACCAGAGAGTGCGAGTGGAAGGTACTAGTGTATGGATTCTTGAGGATCCTAGGTTCTTAGATTGGTCTGGTGAAGGCCCCAGCTCCCAGGCCCTGTGCTGCTTTGGTAACCCAGGCGCAGGTAAAACGATTATATC CTCTGTCGTGATTGACAGCATAAGGGGCCAAATAACAACCGACTCGACTATTGGACTAGCATACCTATACGGTGATTATCGTGACCATAAAGTCCAGACGACAGAGAATATTCTTGGGGCCATTGTAAAACAGCTATTAGTGTTCTTATCGGAGATTCCACAGGCTCTTCTGGAACTATACCAGAGAGAAGCAAAGCAGGAGGCCCCGCTGAGCAAGGTCAGCGCGCAGACGTTCCTAGACGTAGCTTGCGAGCAGTTTAGCAAAGTTTATATCTGCATCGATGCAGTGGATGAATTGAAGGATCAGAGAACTCTTTTAGAGTGCTTGCAAGGTAGATCTTCTATGCAGTTGTTCATTACCGGTCGTCCGCATATCCGGCAAACTGTTCAAAAATACCTCAAGCAGAGGCAAGAGATCCCCATTGAAGCCCACGAAGGCGATATTCGACGATTCATTGATCGTGAGATTGGTGGGCCCAATGACATTGAACCCGATGCTATGGATGAGAAATTAAGACTCGATATCCAGAGCAAAGTCCTCGCATCAGCGAAGGGAAT CTTTCTCTTACCCGTATTGCAAGTGCACGCTGTCCTTCAGGCCGCAACTATGCGTCGTCGTGAGGAAGCTTTGAAAACGTTGCCATCTAGTCTTAGCGGTGCTTTCTCTGGTACCGTAGCTCGTATAGAGCAACAACCGATTGCACATTCAGCAAAGGCAAAAACGATTATTGCTTGGGTTCATTTAGCAGAACGGCCTGTCAGCGTTGATGAACTTCTTTGTTCCCTCGCAATCGAAGACGGGGATAAGGCTTTTAACCGGAGAGGCATACCGGTCAGAAGTACGCTTCTAAGCTGCTGTCATGGACTAGTGGTTATTGACCAAGAAACTCATACTGTACGCTTGGTCCATTATTCTTTCCAAGAGTATCTCAATCAACAAAGCAAGATGTTCGGGCTTAGCAAAGAAGAGTGGCACAGTCAAATTGCACGTACATGTCTTACATTCCTAAATTTCCCGGAGGAGACCGCAGACGATTATATGGGTATCACGCTTCTGTCCTATGCTGCTACCAAATGGGGCCATCACCTTCGAAGAAGTGAGTACTTACCAGACTCACCTTTAGAGCTCGCAAAGAAATACCTCAGCACTGCACAGGTATTCAACAATGCAAGTTTGCTTCTACTGTATAGGGAAATGTACACAGGTCGTCACAAAGACCATGAGCTGCACAGGGTAGTCACCTTAGCTCATATAGCAGCTTTCTTTGGCATACACAGCATTATGCTTCATTTGACTGTGACTGTTGACATTGACTCAAGGGATATAATCGGCTATACGCCATTATCCTGGGCCGCAAACCTTGGACATATGCCAATAGTGAAACTACTTATCGAGCAAGGTGTTTCAGTGGACCCTCAAGATTTGAACGGCATGACACCTCTTTTTCTAGCTCTTAAATCCAAACACGAATGGATAGCAGAGCTGCTGATAGATTACGGCGCTGCAGTGGACGTGAATGACGAGAACAGAAATACACCGCTGTCATATGCTGTGGAATATAAATGTGAGACGGCAGTGAGGCTACTCCTGGATAAAGGCGCACCAGTGGATACCAAGAATAAGTTTGGGGAAACTCCACTCTTAATCGCCGCTCATGGCGGGTTCGAGAGAATAGTAGAATTGCTGCTTGAACGTGGTGCTGAAGTGGATTCAATGGACCCGTACGGCCGAACTCCTTTGCTATACGCTGCAATAAGTGGATTTGAGAAAATAGTTAGATTACTTCTTGCGAAAAATGCGGCCGTGGACTCATTAGACCATAAATATGGCCGCACCCCACTGTTATGGGCCATCGCGAAAGATCATGAGGCAATAGCAAGGTTATTAATTGATAAAGGTGCTGCAGTGGATACGGTGGACGCTACATATGGCTGGACACCCTTGATATGGGCTGCATATCATGGATGGGAGACAATTGCACGGTTGCTGATCGAAAAAGGGGCAGCAATCGATTCCGTGGACTCTAAATACGGCCGGACACCACTGCTATTGGCATTAGAGTACAGACATGAGGCGGTAGTGAAACTGCTGCTCAGCAACGGTGCTGCTGCATTGATGGACTCGGGTGGGAACTTTGATCTCGCAACATGGAAGGGAGATGGAGGCCTAGATGGCTTGATGGATCATCTAGGGCTAACaatggatgatcttggaCATcgtttgagaaggagaacaagtCGGAAGCCTACTTATCTCGAATACTTTACCTAG
- a CDS encoding Saf4/Yju2 family protein (C2C2-type Zn-finger protein) translates to MQGFNMGRYVPPDQEGLMSGNQLAKKHPLGSRARHLHTTGALTVRFEMPFAVWCTTCKPHETIIGQGVRFNAEKKKIGNYHSTPIYSFRMRHPACGGWIEIRTDPKNTAYVVAEGGRKRDTGEDRREGGVGEIVVKLPGEKEEVVDPFARLEGKVEDKKVVDEGRTRILELQERQARDWVDPYEMSRRLRKTFRAERKVLENAEAKREALKDKMSLGIEIVDETEEDQLRAGLVDFGTGGDTTAARTRPMFESRGVSTEKKLAGQSTAKTKDGKRKKAADLVAERKAMFRSELTGNTRAVVDPFLNHEGNPWQPEVKRRKTAPNKADTNKTDSQNTSRAASEDRASSTLKEHSIKVTETASKTPEPPTALVAYASDSE, encoded by the exons ATGCAGGGCTTCA ACATGGGACGCTACGTCCCCCCAGACCAAGAAGGTCTAATGAGCGGCAACCAACTCGCCAAAAAGCACCCCCTCGGTTCACGCGCCCGCCACCTTCACACGACCGGCGCCCTGACCGTGCGCTTCGAGATGCCCTTCGCCGTCTGGTGCACGACATGTAAACCTCACGAGACGATTATCGGTCAAGGGGTGCGCTTTAATGccgagaaaaagaagattgggAACTACCACTCGACGCCGATTTACAGTTTCCGGATGCGACACCCCGCGTGCGGAGGGTGGATTGAGATTCGGACGGATCCGAAGAATACGGCGTATGTTGTTGCGGAGGGGGGCAGGAAGAGAGATACTGGGGAGGATAGGAGGGAAGGTGGAGTTGGGGAGATTGTGGTGAAGTTGcctggggagaaggaggaggttgttgatccGTTTGCGCGGTTAGAGGGGAAGGTCGAGGATAAGAAGGTGGTTGATGAGGGACGGACGAGGATTTTGGAGTTGCAGGAGCGTCAGGCGAGGGATTGGGTTGATCCGTATGAGATGTCGAGGCGGTTGAGGAAGACATTTCGAGCGGAGAGGAAGGTTTTGGAAAATGCCGAGGCGAAAAGGGAGGCGTTAAAGGATAAGATGAGCTTGGGGATTGAGATTGTTGATGAGACAGAAGAGGATCAGTTACGGGCTGGCTTGGTCGACTTTGGTACTGGGGGTGATACTACTGCTGCGCGCACCCGGCCGATGTTTGAATCTAGGGGTGTTTCAACGGAGAAGAAACTCGCTGGCCAATCAACTGCGAAGACCAAGGATGGGAAACGGAAGAAGGCGGCGGACCTCGTTGCAGAACGCAAAGCGATGTTTCGCAGCGAGTTAACGGGGAATACGCGCGCCGTCGTTGATCCCTTTTTAAATCATGAAGGAAACCCATGGCAGCCGGAGGTTAAACGGCGCAAAACCGCACCAAACAAGGCGGACACGAACAAGACCGACAGCCAAAATACAAGCCGCGCGGCTAGTGAGGATCGAGCATCCTCTACATTGAAAGAGCATTCAATTAAAGTGACTGAAACCGCCAGCAAGACACCAGAACCGCCGACTGCGTTGGTGGCTTATGCTTCAGATTCAGAGTAG